One Streptomyces sp. NBC_00554 DNA segment encodes these proteins:
- a CDS encoding GntR family transcriptional regulator: protein MVEYRIDRRSGVATYVQIVQQTKQALRLGLLEQGDKLPTAREVVEATAINPNTVLKAYRELEREGLVEARRGLGTFVRKSLSSTPADSPLRAELDAWASRARKAGLQREDVAALFTAVLDEQFTKGDQE, encoded by the coding sequence GTGGTGGAGTACCGCATCGACCGGCGCAGCGGTGTTGCCACGTACGTCCAGATCGTCCAGCAGACCAAGCAGGCCCTGCGCCTGGGCCTCCTTGAGCAGGGCGACAAACTCCCCACGGCCCGCGAGGTCGTGGAGGCCACCGCGATCAATCCGAACACCGTCCTGAAGGCCTATCGCGAGCTGGAGCGCGAGGGCCTGGTCGAGGCCAGACGCGGCCTCGGCACCTTCGTACGCAAGTCACTGAGCAGCACCCCCGCCGACTCGCCCCTGCGCGCCGAGCTGGACGCCTGGGCGTCCCGGGCCCGCAAGGCCGGGCTCCAGCGCGAGGACGTGGCAGCGCTCTTCACCGCCGTACTCGATGAACAGTTCACCAAGGGAGACCAGGAA
- a CDS encoding RNA polymerase sigma factor, whose protein sequence is MRETRSDGELLRAIAADGDRRAFEELYRRYAPWLTARLRGRCADAGVVDDVVQETFLAVWRGTARYREEGDVAGWLWRIGSRRLIDTLRGDGARGRLRQALTRLRHRDEVSAEERVLAGVEHGDLAGALTRLSPELRAVLQATVIDGLTTREAAVLLGIPPGTVKTRALRARKQLREALA, encoded by the coding sequence GTGAGGGAAACGAGAAGCGACGGGGAGCTGCTGCGGGCCATCGCGGCGGACGGGGACCGGCGCGCCTTCGAGGAGCTGTACCGGCGGTACGCGCCATGGCTGACCGCGCGACTGCGCGGCCGGTGCGCCGACGCCGGGGTCGTCGACGACGTCGTACAGGAGACGTTCCTCGCCGTGTGGCGCGGCACCGCCCGCTACCGGGAGGAAGGTGACGTGGCCGGCTGGCTGTGGCGCATCGGCTCCCGGCGGCTCATCGACACCCTGCGCGGCGACGGGGCGCGCGGGCGGCTGCGGCAGGCACTGACCCGCCTGCGCCACCGCGACGAGGTCTCCGCCGAGGAACGCGTCCTGGCCGGCGTCGAGCACGGCGACCTCGCGGGCGCCCTGACCCGGCTCTCGCCCGAACTGCGCGCGGTCCTCCAGGCCACGGTGATCGACGGGCTCACCACCCGGGAAGCGGCCGTCCTGCTCGGCATCCCGCCGGGCACGGTCAAGACGCGGGCACTGCGTGCGCGCAAGCAGTTGCGGGAGGCACTGGCATGA
- a CDS encoding zf-HC2 domain-containing protein, which translates to MDDADLRAYTQGELTPPRLWSADTHLAACARCRQALADVSDPVALDAGWERLDAELDAPRPRLAESLLVRVGVADHTARLLAATPVLRRSWLCAVAVVLLMTVAATYSVGAGATPKLFLALAPLLPLAGVALAYGPTLDPTYEMAVVTPTHGFRLLLIRTVAVLTVGLGLNGLATLALPTYGLRALAWLLPALALTGTGLALTPRLGPVLAPSLVGGAWVALLLAAQATAADHATLAPFTAAGQGVAGAVAAVAAGLLYLVRDRFDSAPAHVPFSGGGVV; encoded by the coding sequence GTGGACGATGCCGATCTCCGGGCTTACACACAGGGCGAGTTGACCCCTCCCCGGCTCTGGTCCGCCGACACTCACCTCGCCGCCTGCGCGCGGTGCCGTCAGGCGCTGGCTGACGTGAGCGATCCGGTCGCGCTGGACGCGGGCTGGGAACGGCTCGACGCCGAGCTGGACGCGCCGCGACCGAGGCTTGCGGAGTCGCTGCTCGTGCGGGTCGGCGTCGCCGATCACACGGCGCGACTGCTCGCGGCCACGCCTGTACTGCGCCGCTCCTGGCTGTGCGCGGTCGCCGTGGTCCTCCTGATGACCGTGGCGGCCACCTACTCGGTGGGCGCCGGGGCCACGCCCAAGCTGTTCCTCGCCCTCGCCCCGCTGCTCCCGCTCGCCGGGGTCGCCCTGGCCTACGGGCCCACGCTCGACCCGACGTACGAGATGGCCGTCGTCACGCCGACGCACGGCTTCCGGCTGCTGCTGATCCGTACGGTCGCCGTCCTCACCGTCGGCCTCGGCCTGAACGGGCTCGCCACCCTCGCACTGCCCACCTACGGGCTGCGCGCGCTCGCCTGGCTGCTGCCCGCGCTCGCCCTCACCGGCACCGGGCTCGCGCTGACGCCCCGCCTCGGTCCTGTCCTCGCGCCCTCACTGGTCGGCGGGGCCTGGGTCGCACTGCTCCTCGCGGCGCAGGCGACGGCCGCCGACCACGCCACGCTCGCGCCGTTCACGGCCGCGGGGCAGGGGGTCGCCGGGGCGGTCGCCGCGGTCGCCGCCGGGCTGCTCTATCTCGTACGGGACCGGTTCGACTCGGCGCCCGCGCACGTTCCCTTCTCCGGCGGGGGCGTCGTGTGA
- a CDS encoding ABC transporter ATP-binding protein, with translation MTPTVSASGLTLRYGGTFALDDVSLRLGEGVTGLLGPNGAGKTTLLRVLATAVPADRGAFTVLGHDPATAAGRLDLRRELGYLPQTPGFHEDFSAFEFVDYVAILKELTDRAARHREVRRVLDAVDLSDVRSKRIKKLSGGMRQRVALAASLVGDPGFLVLDEPTVGLDPEQRMRFRELIAQAGEGRTVLLSTHQTEDVAMLCHRVIVMALGQVRFEGTPAELTARAAGRVWSSTERDPAARAGWRTGTGSFRNVGDPPEGADLLEPTLEDGYLLTLDGETGEPGETGDSDETTGVAA, from the coding sequence ATGACGCCCACCGTCTCCGCCTCCGGCCTGACCCTCCGCTACGGCGGAACCTTCGCCCTCGACGACGTCTCGCTGCGCCTCGGCGAGGGCGTCACCGGGCTGCTCGGTCCCAACGGGGCGGGAAAGACCACCCTGTTGAGGGTGCTCGCCACCGCCGTGCCCGCCGACCGGGGTGCCTTCACGGTGCTCGGGCACGACCCGGCTACCGCCGCCGGGCGCCTGGACCTGCGGCGCGAGCTGGGTTATCTGCCGCAGACCCCGGGGTTCCACGAGGACTTCTCGGCCTTCGAGTTCGTCGACTACGTGGCGATCCTGAAGGAACTGACCGACCGCGCCGCCCGGCACCGGGAGGTGCGCCGCGTGCTCGACGCCGTCGACCTGTCCGACGTACGGAGCAAGCGCATCAAGAAGCTGTCCGGCGGCATGCGCCAGCGGGTCGCGCTGGCCGCCTCGCTCGTCGGCGACCCCGGTTTCCTCGTCCTCGACGAGCCGACCGTCGGACTCGACCCCGAACAGCGCATGCGCTTCCGGGAGTTGATCGCCCAGGCGGGAGAAGGGCGGACGGTTCTGCTGTCCACCCACCAGACCGAGGACGTCGCGATGCTCTGCCACCGCGTGATCGTCATGGCCCTCGGGCAAGTCCGCTTCGAGGGCACCCCGGCCGAACTGACCGCACGCGCGGCGGGCCGGGTGTGGAGCAGCACGGAACGCGACCCGGCCGCCCGCGCCGGATGGCGCACGGGAACCGGCTCCTTCCGCAACGTCGGCGACCCGCCCGAGGGTGCCGACCTCCTCGAACCGACCCTGGAGGACGGCTACCTGCTCACCCTCGACGGCGAGACGGGCGAACCGGGCGAGACCGGCGACAGCGACGAGACCACGGGGGTGGCTGCCTAA
- a CDS encoding IS110 family transposase — protein sequence MSASAGFDIAKDFHWLAVIDDRGHLLLSHRVGNDPDAIEEALGELRALAAEHDNITVGLDIIGGIAALLTATLLIDGFPCVHVPGLAVNRARQATRGGQNKSDPRDAKVIAEQVMFRTDLRRIELPDDRAAELRLLAGHRTALVKEATARTARMRDLLTGIHPGLERVIDATTRSGLILLGHYVTPAEIRRAGPTRIADYLRKRGVRQPALTSLADAAHAAARAQHTSLPGERRTATLIRELAAELLAGKDRLKTLDAEIARLVAGHPDGALIQSLPGMGATLTAELIACVGDIHRFDSGDALAAAAGVAPVLTQSGRIRYSRSATGGDKALKRVFYQAAFCSIQRDPASRAFYDRKRAEGKRHHQALIALARRKVNVLYAILRDRHPYQARPPLRLIA from the coding sequence ATGAGCGCAAGCGCCGGATTCGACATCGCCAAGGACTTCCACTGGCTCGCCGTCATCGACGACCGCGGCCATCTGCTGCTCAGCCACCGGGTCGGCAACGACCCCGACGCCATCGAGGAGGCCCTTGGCGAACTCAGGGCCCTCGCCGCCGAACACGACAACATCACGGTCGGGCTGGACATCATCGGCGGCATCGCCGCCCTGCTCACCGCCACGCTGCTGATCGACGGCTTCCCCTGCGTCCACGTGCCGGGCCTGGCCGTCAACCGGGCCCGCCAGGCCACCCGCGGCGGACAGAACAAGTCCGACCCCCGCGACGCCAAAGTCATCGCCGAGCAGGTCATGTTCCGCACCGACCTGCGCCGCATCGAGCTGCCCGACGACCGGGCGGCGGAACTGCGGCTGCTGGCCGGCCACCGCACCGCCCTGGTCAAGGAGGCCACCGCCCGCACCGCGCGGATGCGGGACCTCCTCACCGGCATCCACCCCGGCCTGGAACGCGTCATCGATGCCACCACCCGCAGCGGGCTGATCCTGCTCGGCCACTACGTCACTCCGGCTGAAATCCGCCGGGCCGGGCCCACCCGCATCGCCGACTACCTGCGCAAACGCGGCGTCAGGCAACCGGCTCTGACCAGCCTGGCCGACGCCGCCCATGCCGCTGCCCGCGCCCAGCACACCAGCCTGCCCGGCGAGCGTCGCACCGCGACGCTCATCCGCGAACTGGCCGCCGAACTCCTCGCCGGAAAAGACCGGCTGAAAACCCTGGACGCCGAGATCGCGCGCCTGGTGGCCGGCCACCCTGACGGAGCCCTCATCCAGAGCCTGCCCGGGATGGGGGCCACCCTGACCGCCGAACTGATCGCCTGCGTCGGCGACATACACCGCTTCGACAGCGGCGACGCACTCGCCGCCGCGGCCGGCGTGGCCCCGGTCCTCACCCAGTCCGGCAGAATCCGCTACTCGCGCAGCGCGACCGGCGGCGACAAGGCCCTCAAACGGGTCTTCTACCAGGCCGCGTTCTGCTCCATCCAGCGTGACCCCGCCTCGCGGGCCTTCTACGACCGCAAACGAGCCGAGGGCAAACGGCACCACCAGGCCCTGATCGCCCTGGCCCGCCGCAAGGTCAACGTCCTCTACGCGATCCTGCGCGACCGCCACCCCTACCAGGCCCGGCCACCGCTCCGTCTCATCGCTTGA
- a CDS encoding ABC transporter permease, with translation MSSTTELVEEAAPAGVEPAPAAKRHRAAAVIALARFEACQLLFHIPVFAFLGFYLAFTGWDLFNGREGMDEFPALQDVDRATQAAPQLLGVALLVCVNRTVLRSHRRGTDRHFDVLVMEPWRRTVAHALSVVPYAALTALVVAVQIVWAGHKLGAVGHPSPAELAVGPLAVLLSGVLGVLLARLVRSPFAAPLFVVGAVILPGLLLSADGGPRWQQWLWPVVTESGADPFPSELLGRPAAWHALYLAGLIGVLVCAAVLVSGGRNRIVQAATAVTLAATVAGVAGQSQGDSAALLAARTKMSVSPEKFQTCHEYGRSTYCAFPEWDARAALDWAPLVDRVQSLAGGAAGGERLTVRQRIDARYDLTSDTTLEASSTPGTVTVGTRWGGNRVPEFAVGVASVLVAGNEAAASEWCEGDVRAVTVMWLALGAESDPMTAFRNVRLDDSIEGSAYVLAPTNSISLSAEQTRIVRELLQKPRYSVIPKVKSHWTELTSPKTSLARAAELLGVPAASKGPADTTEDESCE, from the coding sequence ATGAGCAGCACGACGGAACTGGTCGAGGAAGCGGCGCCCGCGGGGGTGGAGCCGGCTCCGGCGGCCAAGCGGCACAGAGCGGCGGCCGTCATCGCCCTCGCCCGCTTCGAGGCGTGCCAACTCCTCTTCCACATACCGGTGTTCGCCTTCCTCGGGTTCTACCTCGCCTTCACCGGCTGGGACCTGTTCAACGGCCGCGAGGGCATGGACGAGTTCCCGGCCCTCCAGGACGTCGACCGGGCCACCCAGGCCGCCCCGCAGCTCCTCGGCGTCGCACTGCTCGTCTGCGTCAACCGGACCGTCCTGCGCTCCCACCGGCGCGGCACCGACCGGCACTTCGACGTCCTGGTCATGGAACCGTGGCGGCGTACGGTCGCGCACGCGCTGTCGGTCGTTCCGTACGCGGCGCTCACCGCGCTCGTCGTCGCCGTCCAGATCGTCTGGGCCGGGCACAAGCTGGGCGCCGTCGGCCACCCCTCGCCCGCCGAACTGGCCGTGGGGCCGCTCGCCGTGCTCCTGTCCGGCGTACTCGGCGTACTGCTCGCGCGGCTGGTCCGGTCCCCCTTCGCCGCTCCGCTCTTCGTCGTCGGCGCCGTCATCCTGCCCGGCCTGCTGCTCTCCGCCGACGGAGGCCCGCGCTGGCAGCAGTGGCTGTGGCCGGTCGTCACCGAGTCGGGCGCCGACCCGTTCCCGTCCGAGCTGCTCGGCCGCCCGGCCGCCTGGCACGCGCTGTATCTGGCGGGGCTCATCGGGGTGTTGGTCTGCGCCGCGGTCCTGGTCAGCGGCGGTCGCAACCGGATCGTGCAGGCGGCCACCGCCGTCACCCTCGCCGCCACGGTCGCGGGTGTCGCCGGGCAGTCCCAGGGTGACTCGGCCGCCCTGCTGGCGGCCCGCACCAAGATGTCCGTCAGCCCGGAGAAGTTCCAGACGTGCCACGAGTACGGCAGGTCCACGTACTGCGCCTTCCCCGAGTGGGACGCCCGCGCCGCCCTGGACTGGGCCCCGCTCGTCGACCGCGTCCAGTCCCTCGCGGGAGGCGCCGCCGGGGGTGAGCGGCTGACCGTACGGCAGCGGATCGACGCCCGTTACGACCTGACCAGCGACACCACGCTCGAAGCGTCCAGCACACCGGGCACGGTGACCGTCGGCACGCGATGGGGCGGCAACCGGGTCCCCGAGTTCGCCGTCGGAGTCGCCTCGGTCCTGGTCGCGGGCAACGAGGCGGCCGCCAGTGAATGGTGCGAGGGGGACGTCCGCGCGGTCACCGTCATGTGGCTCGCGCTGGGCGCCGAGTCCGACCCGATGACCGCGTTCCGCAACGTCCGGCTCGACGACAGCATCGAGGGTTCCGCGTATGTCCTCGCGCCCACGAACAGCATCTCCTTGAGCGCCGAACAGACCCGGATCGTACGGGAGTTGCTCCAGAAGCCCCGTTACAGCGTCATCCCCAAGGTGAAGTCCCACTGGACGGAACTCACCTCCCCGAAGACGTCCCTGGCCCGGGCAGCCGAGCTGCTGGGAGTGCCGGCCGCGTCCAAGGGACCGGCGGACACGACGGAGGACGAGTCGTGCGAGTAG
- a CDS encoding ABC transporter codes for MVRALLHPVWRSLPRRALVSGALLGLLIAGAPWLLSVSRDSWPGLNILRAAALAFGLGLAFLLDDPARHTTAAVPTRRPVRVGVRVAFAVPFAALWWTVVLLLVPEDVRPPVGAVTLEAAAVAALALAGAGLAVRFTESAEPGIGVSAGLLGGGLGAALLLPDRWALVVSVHDPRWDGAHERWAGVLVVAVVVGAAAWAEPLRRRRVMPVRGAARRSVGGA; via the coding sequence GTGGTCCGCGCCCTTCTCCATCCCGTGTGGCGCTCCCTGCCGCGCCGGGCCCTCGTGTCCGGCGCCCTCCTGGGACTGCTGATCGCCGGGGCCCCGTGGCTGCTGTCGGTCTCCCGTGACAGCTGGCCCGGCCTCAACATCCTGCGGGCCGCCGCGCTCGCCTTCGGGCTCGGCCTGGCCTTCCTCCTCGACGATCCGGCCCGGCACACCACCGCGGCGGTGCCGACGCGGCGGCCGGTGCGGGTCGGTGTCCGGGTGGCGTTCGCCGTCCCGTTCGCCGCGCTCTGGTGGACGGTTGTGCTGCTCCTCGTACCGGAGGACGTCCGGCCGCCGGTCGGTGCCGTCACCCTGGAGGCCGCCGCCGTTGCCGCGCTCGCCCTGGCCGGTGCGGGGCTCGCGGTGCGGTTCACGGAGTCGGCCGAGCCCGGGATCGGGGTGTCGGCCGGGCTGCTGGGCGGTGGCCTCGGCGCGGCTCTGCTGCTTCCCGACCGGTGGGCGCTCGTCGTGTCGGTTCACGACCCGCGGTGGGACGGTGCGCATGAGCGGTGGGCGGGGGTTCTGGTTGTGGCGGTGGTGGTGGGGGCCGCCGCCTGGGCAGAGCCCCTGCGGAGGCGCAGGGTGATGCCCGTCCGCGGTGCGGCGCGGCGGTCCGTCGGCGGGGCGTGA
- the mshD gene encoding mycothiol synthase, producing the protein MTSDDTAQPGLSRAIETYSELSPAQAEGVLRLLAEAAAADGQQAVSEQGRLYLKGGARPGVRHLLLTLGDELVGYAQLEDTDPVEAPAAELVVHPGHRGHGHGRALGSALLAESGKRLRVWAHGGHSAARHLAQVLGLTLFRELRQMRRPLTGLDLPEPKLSDGVSVRAFVPGRDDAAWLAVNAEAFAHHPEQGSLTQRDLDDRMAEPWFDPSGFFLAFRAGELIGFHWTKVHAEEQIGEVYVVGVRPGAQGGGLGKALTTIGLRHLAGQGLPTAMLYVDADNKAAVTVYERLGFHTHETDLMYRSES; encoded by the coding sequence ATGACCAGCGACGACACCGCACAGCCCGGCCTCTCCCGCGCCATCGAGACCTACTCCGAGCTCTCCCCGGCCCAGGCCGAGGGCGTGCTCCGGCTGCTCGCGGAGGCCGCCGCGGCCGACGGGCAGCAGGCGGTGTCCGAGCAGGGGCGCCTGTATCTGAAGGGCGGCGCCCGTCCGGGAGTACGGCATCTGCTGCTGACCCTCGGCGACGAGCTGGTCGGATACGCGCAGTTGGAGGACACCGACCCGGTGGAGGCTCCGGCCGCCGAGCTGGTCGTGCACCCGGGGCACCGCGGGCACGGGCACGGGCGGGCGCTGGGCTCCGCGCTGCTCGCCGAGTCCGGGAAGCGGCTGCGGGTGTGGGCGCACGGCGGGCACTCCGCCGCGCGGCATCTCGCCCAGGTCCTCGGGCTCACCCTCTTCCGCGAACTGCGCCAGATGCGGCGCCCGTTGACCGGCCTCGACCTGCCCGAGCCGAAGCTCTCGGACGGGGTCTCCGTCCGCGCCTTCGTGCCGGGGCGGGACGACGCGGCCTGGCTCGCCGTGAACGCGGAGGCCTTCGCCCACCATCCCGAGCAGGGCTCCCTCACCCAGCGGGACCTGGACGACCGGATGGCCGAGCCGTGGTTCGACCCGTCCGGCTTCTTCCTCGCCTTCCGGGCCGGTGAACTGATCGGCTTCCACTGGACGAAGGTGCACGCGGAGGAACAGATCGGTGAGGTGTACGTCGTCGGTGTGCGCCCGGGTGCCCAGGGCGGGGGTCTCGGCAAGGCCCTCACCACGATCGGGCTCCGCCACCTCGCCGGCCAGGGCCTGCCGACGGCCATGCTCTACGTCGACGCCGACAACAAGGCCGCGGTCACGGTCTACGAACGCCTCGGCTTCCACACCCACGAGACGGACCTGATGTACCGCAGCGAGTCCTGA
- a CDS encoding bifunctional UDP-sugar hydrolase/5'-nucleotidase encodes MPTPRHRRTYRILAGAAGLATVGALAAALPASAGQVTEKGAGHKPGSSRYQDVQLLSFNDLHGNLEAPSGSSGRVTELQADGTTKTVDAGGVEYLATHLREARADNKYSITAAAGDMVGASPLISGLFHDEPTIEALNGLDLDVTSVGNHEFDEGAKELARLQNGGCHPTDGCYNDSEEFEGANFPYLAANVTNEKTGKPILKPYWVWKKNGVKVGFIGVTLEGTPNIVSAEGVKGLKFGDEVATINKYAKELQKQGVKSIVALIHEGGAPASTAYNYNCDSPGAGDGISGPIVDIAKNVTPAVDALVTGHTHQAYACTINDPAGNPRMVTSAASFGRLYTDTTLTYDRWTGDIARTAVKSANHVVTRTVAKAADMTALIDRWKTLSAPIASRPIGYIAGEIPSTGTESPLGDLIADAQLAYAKSLDPEADLAVMNPGGIRAGLTYAASGSEGDGVVTFGEAYTVQPFANTVNLVDLTGAQVITALQQQVSGLNEASPKILQISAGLTYTLDLTKTGAARLVADSVKLNGTAIDSAATYRVAMNSFLAGGGDGFTALGQGANVLVGGDDLAAFESYLTANSSATTPYPVPAANRITIVK; translated from the coding sequence ATGCCGACTCCCCGGCACAGACGTACCTATCGCATACTCGCGGGCGCCGCGGGCCTCGCCACGGTCGGCGCCCTCGCCGCCGCGCTGCCCGCCAGCGCCGGCCAGGTCACGGAGAAGGGCGCCGGTCACAAGCCCGGCAGCAGCCGCTACCAGGACGTACAGCTGCTGTCGTTCAACGACCTGCACGGCAACCTGGAGGCCCCGTCGGGCTCTTCCGGCCGGGTGACCGAGCTGCAGGCGGACGGCACCACGAAGACCGTCGACGCGGGCGGCGTCGAGTACCTCGCCACCCACCTGCGCGAGGCCCGCGCGGACAACAAGTACTCGATCACGGCCGCCGCCGGTGACATGGTCGGCGCCTCCCCGCTGATCTCCGGCCTCTTCCACGACGAGCCGACCATCGAGGCGCTGAACGGCCTCGACCTGGACGTCACCTCCGTCGGCAACCACGAGTTCGACGAGGGCGCCAAGGAGCTGGCCCGTCTGCAGAACGGTGGCTGCCACCCGACGGACGGCTGTTACAACGACAGCGAGGAGTTCGAGGGCGCCAACTTCCCCTACCTCGCGGCGAACGTGACCAACGAGAAGACCGGCAAGCCGATCCTCAAGCCCTACTGGGTGTGGAAGAAGAACGGCGTCAAGGTCGGCTTCATCGGCGTGACCCTCGAAGGCACCCCGAACATCGTCTCCGCCGAGGGCGTCAAGGGCCTGAAGTTCGGCGACGAGGTCGCGACGATCAACAAGTACGCCAAGGAGCTCCAGAAGCAGGGCGTGAAGTCCATCGTCGCGCTCATCCACGAGGGCGGCGCGCCCGCCTCGACGGCGTACAACTACAACTGCGACAGCCCCGGCGCCGGTGACGGCATCTCCGGCCCGATCGTCGACATCGCCAAGAATGTCACCCCGGCCGTCGACGCGCTGGTCACCGGCCACACCCACCAGGCGTACGCCTGCACGATCAACGACCCGGCGGGCAATCCGCGCATGGTCACCTCGGCCGCGTCCTTCGGCCGTCTCTACACGGACACCACGCTGACGTACGACCGCTGGACCGGCGACATCGCCCGTACCGCGGTGAAGTCCGCGAACCACGTGGTCACCCGTACCGTGGCGAAGGCCGCCGACATGACGGCCCTGATCGACCGGTGGAAGACCCTCTCCGCCCCGATCGCCTCCCGCCCCATCGGCTACATCGCGGGCGAGATCCCCAGCACCGGCACCGAGTCCCCGCTCGGCGACCTGATCGCCGACGCGCAGCTCGCGTACGCCAAGTCCCTCGATCCCGAGGCCGACCTCGCGGTGATGAACCCGGGCGGCATCCGCGCCGGGCTCACCTACGCGGCGAGCGGCAGTGAGGGCGACGGGGTGGTGACCTTCGGCGAGGCGTACACGGTCCAGCCGTTCGCCAACACCGTGAACCTGGTCGACCTCACCGGCGCCCAGGTGATCACCGCACTGCAGCAGCAGGTCAGCGGCCTGAACGAGGCCTCCCCGAAGATCCTGCAGATCTCCGCGGGCCTCACCTACACGCTGGACCTGACCAAGACGGGCGCGGCTCGCCTGGTCGCGGACTCGGTCAAGCTCAACGGCACGGCCATCGACTCCGCCGCCACCTACCGCGTCGCGATGAACTCCTTCCTCGCGGGCGGCGGCGACGGCTTCACCGCACTCGGCCAGGGCGCCAACGTCCTCGTCGGCGGCGACGACCTCGCGGCCTTCGAGTCCTACCTGACGGCCAACTCGTCCGCGACGACGCCGTACCCGGTGCCGGCCGCGAACCGGATCACGATCGTGAAGTAG
- a CDS encoding ABC transporter ATP-binding protein, producing MREVREAFARFWPLTRGDRKWLVLIIACVIVAALAETASILLFANLTDHALQRGLLRAFWGPAGTWLAVAVLGAIVGYLGNSLAVWTAERFVLRLRASVFRHVQDLPPDFFQKHRQGDLVERLTGDVEAIEQMVVSGVVGTVSAAFSAVFYAAAALWLRWDLALVTFLLAPLFLVAARRFAGRIKKSSQEERAADGAITSVVEESLGNIVLTQAYNRRGAEEKRLDTEARAWMRASVRGARASEMYEQFVEVVETLCVLAVIGLGVWEIAQGRMSLGQLLAFAAFLGYLYPPIRSLGQLGLTLTAATAGAERLAEILDTEPAVTDPADPVRAWPVRGWVSLHNTSFRYPGAERDSLDDVTFTAAPGELVIVTGPSGAGKSTLSKLLTRFYDPTSGVICLDGVPLADVPLEFLRENVALLPQETLILNGTIRENIGCGRPGASAADIERAAADAFAHDFISALPDGYDTEIAPGTATLSGGQLQRIAIARAMLRGAPVLVLDEPTTGLDSVAARRVVQPLRRLMAGRTTIMITHDLSLAPDADRILVVDGGRLVEEGTHEELMERRGAYARLATPELGGSGVALGSSVKTPADSTLVLGGYLIPSVPGLASAPGVPYLPEDASGVRSV from the coding sequence ATGCGGGAAGTCCGCGAGGCGTTCGCACGCTTCTGGCCGCTGACACGCGGCGACCGTAAATGGCTGGTGCTGATCATCGCCTGCGTGATCGTGGCCGCACTCGCCGAGACGGCCTCGATCCTGCTCTTCGCGAATCTCACCGACCACGCACTGCAGCGCGGTCTGCTCCGTGCGTTCTGGGGACCGGCCGGCACCTGGCTCGCGGTCGCCGTGCTCGGCGCGATCGTCGGCTACCTCGGCAATTCGCTCGCCGTGTGGACCGCCGAGAGGTTCGTCCTGCGGCTGCGCGCGAGCGTCTTCCGGCATGTCCAGGACCTGCCCCCCGACTTCTTCCAGAAGCACCGCCAGGGCGACCTGGTCGAACGCCTCACCGGAGACGTCGAAGCCATCGAGCAGATGGTCGTGTCCGGCGTCGTCGGAACCGTCTCCGCCGCCTTCTCGGCCGTCTTCTACGCCGCCGCCGCCCTCTGGCTCCGCTGGGACCTCGCCCTCGTCACCTTCCTCCTCGCCCCCCTCTTCCTCGTCGCCGCCCGCCGCTTCGCCGGCCGCATCAAGAAGTCGTCCCAGGAGGAGCGTGCCGCCGACGGCGCGATCACCTCCGTGGTCGAGGAGTCCCTCGGCAACATCGTGCTGACCCAGGCGTACAACCGCCGCGGCGCCGAGGAGAAGCGGCTCGACACGGAAGCCCGGGCCTGGATGCGGGCCAGCGTGCGCGGGGCGCGGGCGAGCGAGATGTACGAGCAGTTCGTCGAGGTCGTCGAGACGCTGTGCGTGCTCGCGGTGATCGGCCTGGGCGTCTGGGAGATCGCCCAGGGGCGCATGTCGCTGGGCCAGTTGCTCGCCTTCGCCGCCTTCCTCGGGTACCTGTATCCGCCGATCCGCAGCCTCGGCCAGCTCGGACTGACGCTCACCGCCGCGACGGCGGGCGCCGAGCGCCTGGCCGAGATCCTGGACACCGAGCCCGCCGTCACCGACCCCGCCGACCCCGTCCGGGCCTGGCCCGTACGCGGCTGGGTCAGCCTCCACAACACCTCGTTCCGCTACCCCGGCGCCGAACGCGACTCCCTCGACGACGTGACCTTCACCGCCGCACCCGGCGAACTCGTCATCGTCACCGGCCCGAGCGGCGCCGGAAAATCGACGCTCTCCAAACTCCTCACCCGCTTCTACGACCCCACCTCGGGCGTGATCTGCCTGGACGGAGTCCCGCTGGCCGACGTACCCCTGGAGTTCCTGCGCGAGAACGTCGCGCTGCTGCCGCAGGAGACCCTCATCCTGAACGGCACGATCCGCGAGAACATCGGGTGCGGACGGCCGGGAGCCTCCGCGGCCGACATCGAGCGGGCCGCGGCCGACGCCTTCGCGCACGACTTCATCAGCGCGCTCCCCGACGGCTACGACACGGAGATCGCACCCGGCACGGCCACCCTCTCCGGCGGCCAGCTCCAGCGCATCGCCATCGCCCGCGCCATGCTGCGCGGCGCCCCCGTCCTCGTCCTCGACGAACCCACCACTGGCCTCGACTCGGTCGCCGCACGCCGGGTGGTGCAGCCGCTGCGACGCCTGATGGCGGGCCGTACGACCATCATGATCACGCACGATCTGAGCCTGGCCCCCGACGCCGACCGCATCCTCGTCGTGGACGGCGGACGGTTGGTGGAGGAGGGCACCCACGAGGAGCTGATGGAGCGGCGCGGGGCGTACGCGCGACTGGCGACGCCGGAGCTGGGGGGCTCGGGGGTGGCACTGGGCTCTTCGGTGAAGACGCCGGCCGACTCGACGCTGGTGCTCGGCGGCTACTTGATCCCGAGTGTGCCGGGCCTCGCGTCTGCGCCCGGCGTCCCGTACCTGCCCGAGGACGCCTCGGGCGTCCGGAGCGTGTAG